A genomic window from Sphingobacterium sp. BN32 includes:
- a CDS encoding RagB/SusD family nutrient uptake outer membrane protein, with the protein MKKLFYILLGASLLSSCDMELDQQPISAATSETFFQTAHDFNQGLNAVYAVTRGYPDRLLNLSETRSDNLYAVSDGGVRDWEGINSFHRTIASNPYVVDAWQSNYTGIFRANNYLEQLQSKGEAVISDQAIRNRMEGEVRFLRAFFYFDLLRYFGKLPIIDKVVSNNEAMAIPRSAPADVYNLIISDLERAIETLPAPSGYATADKGRANKFSAKMLLGLVYMTRSGPALDVEGAGLGSNEWSKALTQFNDIIQSNEFAFLNSYSSIFSYDNERNKEVIFNIEYSSGSTPIVGSTFPWVLVPDTWFQSLGFGTQGGLMIRPVAEDLLAKYSAEDVRKSFSIQSGYTYGNVVEPRSFIKKFVDITKVPKTSRTDWPINFIVYRYTDLLLLKAECILNGAAGNAATEVDAVVNQVRARAGLKTTLSGVTKAQLLEERRRELLGEGTRWFDLIRSGQVESIMKAWIAKEDVQNQMEDFKKEYILYPVPQSELDTKPGLYQQNPGY; encoded by the coding sequence TTTTTCCAAACAGCCCATGACTTTAATCAAGGTCTTAATGCGGTATATGCGGTAACCCGCGGATATCCCGATAGGTTGTTGAACCTTTCAGAAACACGCTCGGACAACCTCTACGCAGTTTCTGACGGTGGAGTACGCGACTGGGAAGGAATCAATAGTTTTCACAGAACAATTGCTTCTAACCCCTATGTGGTAGACGCATGGCAAAGCAATTACACCGGTATTTTCAGAGCCAACAACTACCTTGAACAGCTGCAAAGTAAAGGTGAAGCTGTGATTTCTGATCAAGCCATTCGCAACAGAATGGAAGGTGAAGTTCGTTTCTTACGTGCCTTCTTTTACTTCGACTTATTGCGATACTTCGGAAAGTTACCTATCATCGATAAAGTGGTTTCCAATAATGAAGCCATGGCGATACCAAGAAGCGCACCTGCGGATGTCTATAACTTAATCATTAGTGACTTGGAGCGTGCAATTGAAACCCTTCCGGCACCAAGTGGATATGCCACGGCAGATAAAGGCAGAGCAAATAAGTTCTCTGCAAAAATGCTTCTAGGACTGGTGTATATGACACGCTCGGGTCCAGCATTAGATGTTGAAGGAGCAGGCTTGGGAAGCAATGAATGGAGCAAAGCATTGACGCAATTCAATGATATCATCCAAAGCAACGAATTTGCCTTCTTAAACAGCTACTCTTCAATTTTTAGCTATGATAACGAAAGAAACAAAGAAGTTATTTTTAATATAGAATATTCTAGCGGTAGTACTCCAATTGTAGGAAGTACCTTTCCATGGGTGTTGGTTCCTGATACCTGGTTTCAATCTCTTGGTTTCGGAACGCAGGGCGGTTTAATGATCCGACCGGTGGCAGAAGACTTACTGGCGAAATATTCTGCCGAGGATGTTAGAAAGAGTTTTAGCATCCAAAGTGGATATACTTATGGAAATGTTGTAGAACCTCGCTCGTTTATCAAAAAATTTGTAGATATCACAAAAGTTCCGAAAACCAGCCGAACAGACTGGCCAATCAACTTTATTGTTTATCGGTATACGGACCTGCTATTACTGAAGGCTGAGTGTATCTTGAATGGAGCAGCAGGCAATGCAGCTACCGAAGTAGATGCCGTCGTCAATCAAGTGCGTGCGAGAGCTGGCCTTAAAACGACATTATCCGGGGTAACAAAGGCACAACTTCTGGAAGAACGTCGGCGAGAGCTGCTGGGCGAAGGTACGCGATGGTTCGATTTGATTCGCTCGGGACAAGTTGAATCCATCATGAAAGCATGGATCGCCAAGGAGGATGTTCAGAACCAAATGGAGGACTTCAAGAAAGAATACATCCTTTACCCGGTACCTCAATCTGAGCTCGACACCAAACCTGGACTGTATCAACAGAATCCAGGATACTAA
- a CDS encoding glycoside hydrolase family 28 protein, which translates to MKKSLLLGLLLFSCIGISFSQEKAWTSSKQPLEEVEILKKKIRKPEFANRDFLITDFGAIADGQTKNTAVLRKAIEACSEAGGGRVVVPQGTFLTGAIYLESNVNLHLQKGSTLLFSRDSSDYPLVFTRWEGMECMNYSPFIYAYEETNIAITGDGLLDGNADNNHWWYWCGARKYGWHEGRPGEQKPARALLHQQMAQQVDPRKRVFGDGHFLRPNFIQPYRCSNVWIEGVKMINSPMWNLNPVLCNNVLIENVKVVSHGPNNDGCDPEACSNVWITGCFFDTGDDCIAIKSGRDEDGRNIGRPAENHIIENCSMHEGHGGVVIGSEIAGGARNIYALNNVMDSPNLDRALRIKTSSSRGGIIENVFFYNTKVGQYREAAVRFNMFYEKPGDHIPTIRNIWVENLEVTKGGKYAILSRAYPESPVTNFTMINCKIDGVELPYQVDHLKNVKLKNVRINGKPLNELK; encoded by the coding sequence ATGAAGAAGTCTTTACTACTCGGTCTATTATTATTTTCATGCATTGGGATTTCGTTCTCACAAGAAAAAGCATGGACCTCCTCAAAGCAACCCCTAGAAGAGGTTGAAATATTAAAGAAGAAAATTAGAAAGCCTGAATTTGCAAACCGTGATTTTCTGATTACAGATTTCGGAGCAATTGCTGACGGGCAGACTAAGAATACGGCTGTTTTAAGGAAGGCGATCGAAGCCTGTAGCGAGGCAGGAGGGGGACGTGTTGTGGTTCCTCAAGGAACATTCCTTACAGGCGCTATCTATTTGGAGAGTAACGTCAATTTACATTTACAGAAAGGCTCAACCTTATTATTTAGCCGTGATAGCTCCGATTATCCCCTGGTATTCACGCGTTGGGAAGGAATGGAATGTATGAATTATTCCCCGTTTATCTATGCTTATGAAGAAACAAATATTGCTATCACTGGTGATGGTTTGTTAGACGGCAATGCCGATAACAATCATTGGTGGTACTGGTGTGGTGCTAGAAAATATGGATGGCACGAGGGCCGTCCTGGTGAACAGAAGCCGGCTCGCGCCCTTCTTCATCAACAAATGGCGCAGCAAGTAGACCCTAGAAAGCGAGTGTTTGGCGATGGACATTTCCTGAGACCGAATTTCATTCAGCCCTATCGATGCAGCAATGTATGGATTGAAGGAGTTAAAATGATCAACTCGCCGATGTGGAACCTCAATCCCGTACTCTGCAATAATGTATTGATCGAGAATGTTAAAGTGGTAAGCCATGGACCTAACAATGATGGCTGCGACCCAGAAGCGTGTAGCAATGTATGGATCACCGGTTGCTTCTTCGACACTGGCGATGACTGTATCGCCATTAAATCCGGCCGAGATGAGGATGGACGAAACATCGGACGCCCGGCAGAGAACCATATTATTGAAAACTGCAGCATGCACGAAGGTCATGGTGGCGTAGTGATCGGTAGTGAGATCGCTGGTGGAGCAAGAAACATTTATGCGCTAAACAATGTGATGGATAGCCCCAATTTAGACCGCGCGCTCCGAATCAAAACCAGTTCCAGTCGAGGTGGTATCATTGAAAACGTCTTTTTCTACAATACCAAAGTCGGACAATACAGAGAAGCTGCCGTTCGTTTCAATATGTTTTATGAAAAACCAGGGGATCATATACCAACCATACGCAATATCTGGGTAGAGAATCTTGAAGTTACAAAAGGGGGCAAATATGCCATTTTATCGAGGGCATATCCTGAATCTCCTGTGACGAACTTCACCATGATCAACTGTAAAATCGACGGGGTAGAACTACCTTATCAGGTTGATCATCTGAAAAATGTAAAACTTAAGAATGTCAGAATCAACGGAAAACCTTTAAATGAATTGAAATAG